The nucleotide window attgcaAATGGCGTTTTACTGCAATGGCAAAAAACATTTATGTTTATGCACCATGGTGTATGTTTCATCCCTACCGATTTTCCTCCCCTAAACAGCTACCTATCAAATCCACTCAAGTTATCGctctacttaaaaaaaaaaaaatcttaaaatttaCACAAAATGTTGCTAAAATTAGCATACAACGAAAACTTAATGGACAAAGCCTTAGTACTCTAGTagtttcgtcgcgcaaaatctTGCACGATGAAATTTTGCACGATAAAACACATATCGTCATGCAAAGTCACTTTGTGCGATGAAACTTTAAACTTCGTTGCACGAAgtctttatattattttttaaaatcattGCATGATGTAATCCAATATTTCGTCGCCTAAAccaattttatttctttttttttatttaattttatattataaaatttaaaatatagttattttcataagtttttattactttttaaaaACTTTGTGTGACGAATATTAATATTTCGTCGCCTaaaccaatttattttctttttttatttaattttatattataaattttaaaatctagttattttcataaaattttataaaaactttgtGCGACGAATATCACGAATATCAATATTTCGTTGCCTaaaccttatttatttatttttatatcttaTGTTGTTAAActaaattatttcttttttttaattattttctttgcacGACGAATACACATTTGGTCGCCTAAaccttatttattttaatttatttatattttcaattgtaaaataaaattatttttttattatttataaaaattatttttataaattttgcacGACGAACTAATATTGTCGCTCAAAATCCTTAAATTTAGGCGGGACACTCATACAAAATGGACTTATTGTGTCACTGGTGATGTCactttaatataatatagtggcgGACAAGACAATTGCGACACCTACTCAACATGACGTTGGATTTACTGTCGCTTATAAGCGTCATAAACTATCTATATCGCTTTTAACCGATGTAAACatttaatgtcgcttataaccgactacattttaataatttttaaataatggtgtcgcttttaagcgacataaagtaTTGGTGTCGCTTCTAGCCGACActaattattgtttttaaatattttaaagcctACGTCAGTTCTGAGCAacatagattttatttttttaatatttgaaaCCCGGTGTCGGTTGTAAGCGACAGATTGATGATCTTTATATACGATCCCctgtgttttcttcttcctctcttgcaTCTTTCTTAAGGATGAGTTTATGAGGTGACACAtaactaggcctggcaaacgggtcgtgtttatcattttcgtgtaacacctgttatcttaacgggttgtTCGTGTCTCACGCATTATCTTAACAGGTTCTTAACAGGCGACttgttatgacccgttaagaaaaatatatattttttcttaagtTTTGTCTTgctacttgatatctgaatgtttgttttttgcaatttttggcgtatacgatctcgaaacatatataaacaagtttgacggttggatcattgaaattagtttcatatgatgcgtatctcatcaaaacgatagattcattaacacttagagtttatttatactttcattaagtataacataagattttgtggtatccactagtgtaaatattttaaattgaagatcaaattcattcattgtattcatatagggtcaaggagtgtagttgtaaaaaatcatgaaaatcggagttaaaataacctttaaatcgtgattttttgtttatagccgtcgaaaagttttgtctcgttacttgatctctgaatgtttgttttttcaatttttggcgtatgcgatctcgaagcatatataaacaagtttgacggttggatcgttgaaattagtttcgtaggatgcgtatcccatcaaaacgatagattcactaacacttagagtttatctaaactttcatcaagtataacataagattttgtggtatccactagtgtaaatattttaaattgaagatcgaatacattcattgtattcatatacggtcaaagagtgtagctgtaaaaaatcatcaaaatcgaagttaaaaaatcgttaaatcgtgatttttcgtttctaATAAAGAGTGTCAGAAAGTGACGTGAATATCAATGAAGTGTGTTAGGTTGGTGTCGATTAAAACTGATGCCATGTACATTTAATTCGACACCATTGGCTTTTAATTTGACGTCAGTCAATCcatgtcggtttaaaccgatGCCAACTAGGTACCCATATTTAAACCCCCTCTCCTTCCCATTTCGTCCGTGCTTTCATTTCTCCCCCAATTtcagtctttcttcttctccttccccatTTCATCCGTGCGTccctttcttcctccttttcagtttttccttttctccttcCCGATTTGCTATGGATCACCATTTTGAATATTAACATTCTGAGGAACTCCAATTCAAAGAGGAAGAGCTCGAAGGTGgttcatttttaaattattatgattattaattttaatttctgttttgtatTTTAACTAGTTTTAtgcttaaattgaaaatttatttttgtttcttggtttttaattgttttttctgTATTTATAAGGATCAACTCAACGGAGACGCGGaccctcatttccaaattggaaAGAGTAGCCTTGTTCATTTGATTCGTCTGGAAAATGCATTAGTGATAATTCTAGTCGTTTTCGAAACATGTAGCGGCAAAGGTTAGAGATTACAGAAATATTCCGATGGTGGCATActggaataaagaaaaaacaaaggtaaacgtttcatgatttattttattataccttgaaatttgtctaataaatttttttatttttcaggagATTGCCAAAAAAAATAAGTATAATCGGCAGTTGAAAACTATGAACCACACAACCGGTTCAAAATCATTTGCAAGTGTTTGGGAAGAATTTGTATGGGTTGTACAATTTTAAGAATTGTagttacttttaaatttaatatatagttggtagaaattttatttttaatatgaagTTTGCTTAAAATTGTTTGGTTTTTCATTGACATATGGTGggatttatttatatatatattttttaattattattaattaaaaacggaaaaatattttttttaattaatatatttggtATCGCTTATGGACGACAgcataataattattttatgtatcTAGATGTTAAGTAATGTTGGTTTGGACCGACAATAAGTGTgatattttaattgtttatttgttatttaatgTCGGTTTGGTCCGCCATCATATCATATTTTcatgtcgcttataaacgacGTAAGAACTgatgtcgcttttaagcgacgccgttgttcttttttatttgatattactttgcttcttggTGGCGGATTAAGGGGGTTAAGCGACGTCAATACCTTTTTGTGACGGTGGTATTGGTGTTGGTTCCTCTGTGCGACATTGCACGATTTAATGTcggatttttaccaaaaattccACAGTTGTTTCTTGTCAGTTTTAAACCACCAGTGATATctccttttgtagtagtgagaGTCAAAAATGGGActctggaatttttttttaagactttgcGTGATCAATCCTTCGTTGCACAAATCTTTGCGCAACCAAcacttcgtcgcgcaaaactctaaaaatttgggTGGGGGCCAAAATGGGACGcgtgaacgttttaaatctttTTTTAAGACTTTGCGCGACCAATATTTTGTCGCGCAAACTCTCGTATCCTTCGTAGCGCAAAGTGATATGGTTTTTAAAATCAAAATAACTCCTCCACAATTTTCTCAATGTCTTTCTCTATTCTCTtacctctcatctctctttccctctcctcAAATCCAACCCTCTCTCTCACACTCCTCTCACTTAATCTCTCTTCActatctctcactctcactcactttctcatctctctctcactatctcCTCTAATTCTCTCACACTCACTCCCTCCCTCTCAttctcactcactctcaatCTTGCCAAAAGGTATATTCtccccaaattttaattttttttcattaatatgtgtttttggagttagttttgagtttggTGCAAGGTTAGGGTTCGAGTATAGGGTGAGGGGTGGAGTTTGGGGTTAGATTTGGGGTATACCAATTTTAGGGGAGATTATGCCaattttttggtattattttatgttgttttttttggttatttgaccatgtttgtttgtttgtttttttttttttttttgtagggaaTCGTCGAGATTTTGATAGCTAAAGTTGAGGATTATGACACTATCGAACCATATCCCCCGCCACTACCACCACAATAGACTTGTattaggattttattattgtactttgttaatttatgtgtacattttgaatatattatatatattggatAATTTGGTCACTatttttcttatgtaattttattttgaatatgtcaatttaaattaacgtaattaaaaaaaaaattatacaattacattaaattaaaaaagtaaaaattcgaaaaatcttGCGCTACTAaatatttcgtcgcgcaaacaattaatataattaaattaatataagagaaataataaaacaaaaaagtcaaaaacattgcgcgacgaagattaattttcgtcgcgcaaaccctaTCTTCACGAGCTTTGTGTGACAAACCATGCGTAATCaaaatttcgtcgcgcaaggTTTTGCGCGATGAAATTGTACTTTGCACAACAAActtatttcgtcgcgcaaagtatttTTTGTAGTAGTGGAGTGGCCAAAGTAGCGGCAACAATTCGTGTAGTGTACACACTAACAAAATGTTTTACCAAAATGGACGATAGGGACAACAATGATGTGGGGAGTATGATATGTTAGATGACAATTATCAATTTTTAACTTGAAGGACCTACATGAGGAATTTCACACACGTCCAACCCCCCACCCACCCCATTGTTGGTTTGTTATTTAGTTTCACTTATAAGTATAGATATATCCTGAAGTGGATCCTATAAATGTGGAGTATATATATGCATGGCAGTATGGTTTGAACTAATCTTATAGACTTCaagtatatacaaatacaaCATTTTTATGAAATAAGGAGTGAGAATCGGGCGCATCACACTGCAAGTGTCACACCAAAGCATAAAACAAGCTTATAATTAGATCATCAATTGAACAGATTAATTAGAACTCTAGCTAGTTAAGCGTAAATTATTACGCTAACTGTACTCACAGAGGCTTCATCATCCATCGCCATCCTCTACCAACTCTCTTCTCAGTTTCTCCCAATTCATATCTGTCATATGTGGTCATGACGAATAATATTACAGTTTCAGTAATTATTCTCCTTGTCATGACCTTGACATTGGGGGTGGAGTCAATCGAATACTCAAGCATGAGGCGTAATGCCGGTGAAGTAGAAGTAACTTCACCACTGGATCCTTGCGATGGCCTGTTGGGTGAGGACTGCCTGAATAttaaagaagaggaggagggcaACGAGGAGGGTTACGAGGACACGGAAGAAGCTAAAACCATAAGATATATAAGTTATGGAGCCCTACAGAGGGATAATGTTCCATGCGATCGACGAGGCAGTTCTTATTATAGTTGTGGTACATCTGGACAGGTCAATCCTTACCATCGTGGCTGCAGTGTGATTACATATTGTGCAAGGAACGGATGAACTTCAAGCATGGTCGATTAAGATTTAAGGTGGTACAATTTCAGTTTGAGCACTAGTTATGATTTAAGGCCGACATACATATATTACGAGAATCCAAATTATTTTGTTAGACATTGGTCGACTTGTTTAGTATACAGgagtaattttttatttcttttttccaTTTATAAATCTTCTTATCTCTCTTATTTTCTATGATATGTGTTACATTCTTTCTCTTATCtgtccctttagtggttatgtGATACATTCTTTCGGAGGTGGGGGGAGGGCTGAGAATTGTGTTGTGTATGTTTTTTCGTTATTAACCGGTTATTTGATATAAAGAATTGACAACATTCCAAATTGCATGAAAGCACTTGTAGGGTTGTAATTTTGGACACACCATGATAACTCGAGTAGAAAATATGGAATAAACAGATTTTGGTTGGGTGAAGTCGTTTTGTTTCACAATCGTGTCGACCCATTCGCTGCAAAAAACACCCTCTTACTAGACGAAAATTATTCGTCTCCTAAAACAGGCTTTCGTCATATAAGCTTTTGGGACGAacatccaacaacaacaacaaagccttttcccactaagtggggtcggctatatgaatcttaggacgccattgcgctcatccATCGAGCAAAATTTGTCGTGCAAAAGACATCGCTGGAAGGTTCACTCGATGAAATTTGACTCCGTCGGGCAACCACCCAATACCGACGAGTATGCCGACGAAATTTCGTCAGCAACATTGCGTTGACCAATGAGACTTGACGAATATTTCTTGCCTGACGAACAAATTTCCTTAGGCAAaagttaaatttaaaaaataataataatttatccaACGAAAAATTCGTCGGGTTAgctttataaacaaaaaaaaattagaaattaaaatatttaatatatTTCGTCAGAcaaatgttatttattattagaaaaattaaaatatattaaattataaggtaatttaaccaaaaatcGATAAATTTTTTACTATTAAGCCATATCAATgacatatttttgttttggacttaatcaatgatatatttttattaattagacaTAGGTAATTGATGAACGTCACATTGGCTTTAAGTCATTATAAACAGTGAGAATTTGACTCTTCtatcattctctctctttctctctctatgagTGTCATATGAGCTTTAAGCTATTATAAATAGAGATTTAGATCATTTCCAGATCAATTTTGtggggatcctcctgaccgATGGATCTTATTCATTGATACAAATCCAACGACCAAAatctcttctccttcctttatTCCCCTCAACTCTTTCTTTTCCCCTCACTTTGAAGCTTTCAACCTCGAACCATCAGCCCCCCAAATTCCACATCAAATTCAACCCCTTTCAAAATTAAGCCAAACACCGCCACAACCCCCAGTTGCAGGTCCCTCCCCTTACCTTCCCAAAAATTAGTCCCAACACCGCTACATCCCTCAATTGCAGGTTCATCGACTCTAAAATCTCAGCTGATGTTAAGGAAACAACAAAGAGAGGGATCATGCAAACCGGTGTCTTTTGGTTGCAGAGATCtttttcataactatggaagaattataaagagagaaatctcaaagatgaagaagaagaaatagatGACAAATAAAAAGCTAAGACAATAAAAgagagcaaaaaataaaaaataaaaaattcaaacttggaGCACAGATGACctgcaattgaatttggggttTGTTAACAGCGGCAGTGCGAGGGAGAAAAAGAAGTTGggggaagagaggaagagaaag belongs to Malus sylvestris chromosome 17, drMalSylv7.2, whole genome shotgun sequence and includes:
- the LOC126611947 gene encoding rapid alkalinization factor-like — protein: MTNNITVSVIILLVMTLTLGVESIEYSSMRRNAGEVEVTSPLDPCDGLLGEDCLNIKEEEEGNEEGYEDTEEAKTIRYISYGALQRDNVPCDRRGSSYYSCGTSGQVNPYHRGCSVITYCARNG